CGCTCCAGAGAACAAGGCGAGCTTATGCCTGGTGATTCCGCCGGACCGCTGAAGAAGGGAAAGCGGATGGTGATTTCTGCGCCGTCCGCCAGAGGGAAGGATCTGCCTCAACAGTCTCTGCACGATGTGGCATCGCCAAGAACGTATTGGCCTGGGATGACGCTGTGGCCGACCGGGCCTACAAGAGGAAAGAAGCGAATGAAATCGAGATTGGCAACTTCAATACGCTCTAGCTTTCCGTACATGAATCTGAGGGGGCGCATTCCGGTCTCCACGTTACTGGCGGTAATCGTAACGGCTGCAGCCTGGGCGCAAAGTGCTCCTGCCGTCAATTCGGCAGAAGCGCGAAAAGCGATTCAAGCGCGTGTGGCGATGGACAAGAACACAATTGAGAGGATGCTGGCTCCGGATTTATACGTCCAAACTCCCGACCGAAAACTAACACGGCAGGAGTTTATCGATGCAATCTCCTCCCGCCCGTATACCTTAACACGATTTCACGCCACCGTGCTCACGGTCGAACCCAGAGGCAACGACTGGGCGGCACTCGTACTTGAGAAACTAGAGGGCGAGATTAAGGACAACAGTGGCAAAACGAGCAAGATCTACGTCATGGGGGTTGTACGGGATGGCTGGGGAAAATTGAACGACAACCAGTGGACCCTCCTATGGTCCGAGCAACTGGGCCAGCAACTGTGGGAGGAGGAGATTCCGCCGATCGCAAACTGGTAACGGAGTTTCCAAATGATGTCCTCCGCCGGTCCCGATTCAGCTAGCAATTGCTGTTGTCGGCGGTAATCTGATTCTTGCCGAAGGCTATATACCCCCAAGTCTGACATAACAATAGCAAAGCATTCCCTTTGAAAATGCAAGCCGAAATCCAAACGGAAATGAGGACAAAATGAAGAGAACTTTCGTGATCCCTGCCTTGCTGTTCCTCGCCGCGTCAGCGATTGCACAAACAACGTGCGCGCAATCAAAGAACCCGGTAAGTACCGCCCTGAGAGACATTCTGCCCGGCCGGCAGAAAAACACCGTCGCAGCCGTCGAAGCCATGCCCGCCGAAAAATTCAGTTACAAGCCCAGCGCCGACCAGATGACCTTCGGCCGTCTCGTTGTCCACATGGCCGAAACGAATAATCTGCTGTGCGGCAAGGCGGCCGCCGTCCCTGCTCCCAAGGTCGAGGAGGCGAAAGACACGGACTCGAAAGACAAGCTCATCGTCGCGCTCAAGGCCTCCTTCGATTTCTGTTCCGGCGCGCTGGCGAATATGGACGATTCGAAACCAGCGGAGACCACGGAAGGATTCGGCGGAAAACAAGTTACGCGCGCCTGGTTGAGCCTGATCCTAGCCGGTAGTTGGGCCGACCACTACGCCGAAGCCGCAATGTATCTGCGCCTGAACGGTGTGTTGCCGCCGACCGCCAACAAGTAAGAGCGATGCTCCCATTTGTAAAGCTGTAAACG
The nucleotide sequence above comes from Terriglobia bacterium. Encoded proteins:
- a CDS encoding DinB family protein; amino-acid sequence: MKRTFVIPALLFLAASAIAQTTCAQSKNPVSTALRDILPGRQKNTVAAVEAMPAEKFSYKPSADQMTFGRLVVHMAETNNLLCGKAAAVPAPKVEEAKDTDSKDKLIVALKASFDFCSGALANMDDSKPAETTEGFGGKQVTRAWLSLILAGSWADHYAEAAMYLRLNGVLPPTANK